In Stigmatopora nigra isolate UIUO_SnigA chromosome 5, RoL_Snig_1.1, whole genome shotgun sequence, the genomic window ACTCTTgcataatgtaatttttttagcaGCGAGTAATCGGACACGTTACTATTCTAAAACCAGTAGTaagttgttttgtaacttggcaCAAAGGCAGACTGTCACAGATTTTTACCAATTAAACGATAGAATGTCAAAAAGTTTTCAAGAATACACGATAAAGACTTAGGcagatccataactattgaaattgcactcaaaaatattcatgtgaCACTCCCATaagctttctttaaaaaaactagtAGTCAGTTGTCTAAAAGTGGTCAAAAAAGGAgcaaaattaattttttaattccttGACTGCCAAAAAACTAATTGTGGCAGCCCGCTAGGCTTATAAAACACCAGGAAAGGCCTATAAAGTCACCCaaaaatattccaactgacGTTTTGCATCAAtataataacacatttttgttaTCTTTAGGGATCCTTAAGGACGTGAAGGATCACATCCGCGAATGTGGCGCCTGCGCAAGCCGACGCGGCGTGGACGACGGCGCCGGATTGGGCGCCCGTGTCTTCAACCGGGTCAAGAAACGCAAGCGAGAAGACGATGACGACGTCGACgacgaggatgaagaagagTTGGAGGAGGGCGAAGAGGCGGACGACATCTTATTCCAACACAGCGACCCTTTGCGGCGTGTTTATGTAATTATTAGCTTGTCGTTTACTAGATCGAGATATCTCGTTTTCAGATTTtaagatttgttgttgttgtttttccaggTGAACAGCAATGGCGAAGTACAGCAGTTCTTGTCCAAGCACGGGCAAACCATGCTAGACCGACTGAATCAGCAGCGGGTTAGCAATCAGTTCTGCGACGTCACCCTGCTGATCGAAGGCGAAGATTTCCGGGCGCACAAGGCCGTCTTGGCGGCGTGCAGCGAGTACTTCAACGAGCTGTTTGTCGAGAGGGGCGCCGCGTCCACgcacgaggcagtggtcgaccTCGCCGGTGAGTTTagtgctgtcattttttttagggttttaaaGGGTTGTAAGTGTATTTTAAGTCGCACTGGGCAATTTTGTTAAGGGAATTTTATGAATGGCTAAAGAGAGCAATGGACTAAATTGGTACATTTTTTAGCTCaatattttaactcattcactacaATTTTTAACAATGGGAACTGGGAGGATTGGCTTGTGTTTGGGTGTCATCCAGTGCTGATGGGAGCtaataatgaattaattatttcaatattttaaataacCTTGGCCTAAACAATTTGTTTTTAACAAATGCTCCAAATGCATAAACATTCTCAAACATACAGATCCATTATTTAAACCAAATTAACAAATAGTACAATAAAGCCTGGCGGCCCGTCAGGCTTATAAAACACTGAGGAAAGCCCTTGtatgtaatatatgtatatatattttttttaaagttaaattaattctggataaaataatataatttatgttGAAAAAATGGGGAGAAATAATTAttgaaaagaaattaaaaaacaaacaaacatgtttttgacccaaaaaaattgcCTAAACCCATTTTGCTTTGAAAATGTTcttgtttagatttttatttttaaatctcttCTGCGCTAGCATAGCTAAAGCTAATGATAACTTATTTTTACCAACAAGTAAGCCCAAATGAATGAGCAACTTGAATCCCTTTTGTCAATCtgagggaaaaaataatgtGCAAAAAGTGATGgaacttatagtccgaaaaatactcCCTGCGTGTACTCCGTACAAGTTTTTAGGATTTGGCTCATGGTTTTAATCCTCCACCTCCATCCGTCCAGGTTTCACCAAAGACAGCTTCCTGCCTCTGCTGGACTTTGCCTACACCTCCACGCTGACGTTCAATTTCGCCGTCATGGCCGAGATTGCCAACCTGGCGCGCCATCTTCTCATGCCCGAAGTGCTGCAGATCTGCGAATTTGTGCACAAGCAGGTGGAAGACCAGAGGCTCGTTGTCTACCAACGCGGGGAGAGCCACGCCCCCGAGGTGGACCAGGCGGCCGCGTCGACCGGCGACGCCCCCGTCCCCGCCGTTGCCGACGAGGCGGCGGCGTACACCGTCACCATACAGAGCGACGGCAGCGCCGTGGTCACCCGCGCGGGGATTCCCGTGGAAGGGGAGTCGTTCGCCATCATGGCGCCCGCCGGAAGCGAGGAGCCGGTGGACGTGGCGGCCCAGGCGGTGGAAGCTGGCGAGACGTTGACGCTGATTGCACACCAGGGGGCGCTGGTGAGCGAGGAAGGGGAAACCATGACGTTGGTTACACACAGCGGCCAAGCGGGCGCTTCCGAGTCCTTGGCGGTGGTCTCGGCCTGTTTAGCCATCGAGCAGCCCGGCGGGGAGGCGGAGAACTTTCTCTTGAACGTGGAGGAGGCGGAGCAAAAGAAGCCCGAAGAAGAAAACTCGGTCCAGCAACCCACTCAAGCGGAATCGGCCCCCGAGGCCCTCTCCCCGATACCCGTCAAACGGAAACGAGGGCGCCCGGCTAAAGTGAAGAAGAATCCCGCCACGGAAGTGTCTGTCACGCCGCAGCCGGAAGACGAGTTCCAGGACGCGGAACCGTGCGACTCCGGTCAGGAAGGGGCGGGTGACGGACGCCAACGACGACTACGCCAGCGCTCCATGGTGGAGGGGGGGTACGCTCGACTCCACATGGGATTGGATGAGGATGACGAGGGGAaggccgccaccaccaccgccgctaCGCCTCCGCTCGGTTCACCCGGGCCAAAGGTATTTAGTCAAAATGCTAAACATCCTCGTATTTCTGACCTCTACTGACCTGTAATTATGTGTACAGGTGGGACCGAGACCTGGAAAGAGGGGCCGCCCTCCTAAGCAGCCGGAGGAGAACCCGGAGACGGACCAAGAACCGGGAGATGCCGAGGCAGCTCAGGGCGAAGAGGCGGGCACGACGGAAGCCGCCGCCCAGGACGAGGCGCCGGAGGCCGATCCCGAGGCGGGTGCCGCCGAGGGCGGCGCGGAGAGCGCCCACACGTGCCACGAGTGCGGCATGTCCTTCCCCCGCCGCTACACTCTTATCATGCACGCCATGAAGCACGACAAAGCTCGCGGATACAAGTGCAGCGTAAGTGACCGcccacttttttcttttgtaaacacACTTGCAATGGCAgtcaaaatttagttttttttcacgttttatgcaagataggctttatttttttcttgaatttcatttataggcgtcaaaataaatgtagtttagcatttctttctgtttatcttttctctattttgaaacaaatgaccTAAtctatgcgcatataagccttaccctcaattaggtcatcatttttattgacaaatacgtcttatatgcaagaaaatatagtattcaatttttttctgtcggCCTACCGTCATTCCATTCCGCCAAAAAGGCTTTAAAAAGCAAACCTACCTCATTCTATTCCCTTCCTTTCCCCTCCAGCTATGCAGCAAAGAGTTCCAGTACGCCGCCTCCCTCCGCGCCCACCTGGCCCGCCACAAGCAGCAGAGCGGGCAGCGTGGGCCGGCCCCCAAGTCGCCGTCGTCGCCGTCCTCCTCCTCGGCGACGGCCGCCCGCCAACCGTCGTGGCCGGCCAAGCGCGAGTTTGTGTGCGACATCTGCGGCAAGTCGCTGCCCAAGCTTTACTCCCTACGTA contains:
- the zbtb11 gene encoding zinc finger and BTB domain-containing protein 11 isoform X2; translated protein: MLDRLNQQRVSNQFCDVTLLIEGEDFRAHKAVLAACSEYFNELFVERGAASTHEAVVDLAGFTKDSFLPLLDFAYTSTLTFNFAVMAEIANLARHLLMPEVLQICEFVHKQVEDQRLVVYQRGESHAPEVDQAAASTGDAPVPAVADEAAAYTVTIQSDGSAVVTRAGIPVEGESFAIMAPAGSEEPVDVAAQAVEAGETLTLIAHQGALVSEEGETMTLVTHSGQAGASESLAVVSACLAIEQPGGEAENFLLNVEEAEQKKPEEENSVQQPTQAESAPEALSPIPVKRKRGRPAKVKKNPATEVSVTPQPEDEFQDAEPCDSGQEGAGDGRQRRLRQRSMVEGGYARLHMGLDEDDEGKAATTTAATPPLGSPGPKVGPRPGKRGRPPKQPEENPETDQEPGDAEAAQGEEAGTTEAAAQDEAPEADPEAGAAEGGAESAHTCHECGMSFPRRYTLIMHAMKHDKARGYKCSLCSKEFQYAASLRAHLARHKQQSGQRGPAPKSPSSPSSSSATAARQPSWPAKREFVCDICGKSLPKLYSLRIHMLHHTGVRPHSCKACGKTFAHKHGLKMHRALHDVSKQFQCRFCHKSFVSKRSMEEHTSLHTGESKYLCNTCGATFHRASALSKHLKKHRPKPEVRAFACSHCDKSFYEAKDLQQHMNKHMGLKPFQCQVCGKCYSWKKDWYSHVKSHSVAEPFKCNVCGKEFFEKALFRRHVKKATHGKKGRVKQNLERECEHCGRKFTQLREYRRHINNHQGVKPFECVTCGVAWADARSLKRHVRTHTGERPYVCPNCQEAHIDARTLRKHMSKYHADSLPGKIMLEKDTLQFHNQGTQVEHAVSILASDLPPELRPPPPEGADEQIETVLITEETVEAVQAVQAVEAEGDGQAGATLSDQGIMQVVNYVLAQQAMAGVKMDDAPEAIQTMEVVEVAETPSNAIFPS
- the zbtb11 gene encoding zinc finger and BTB domain-containing protein 11 isoform X1, with translation MSCEESYLAIIRYLTDEREPYAPGTPGNTKRKIRKAAACYVVRGGTLLYQRRLKGQDAFTELEVVLRDERRKELIERTHVTEAGDHLSQQLTWETISQKYWWRGILKDVKDHIRECGACASRRGVDDGAGLGARVFNRVKKRKREDDDDVDDEDEEELEEGEEADDILFQHSDPLRRVYVNSNGEVQQFLSKHGQTMLDRLNQQRVSNQFCDVTLLIEGEDFRAHKAVLAACSEYFNELFVERGAASTHEAVVDLAGFTKDSFLPLLDFAYTSTLTFNFAVMAEIANLARHLLMPEVLQICEFVHKQVEDQRLVVYQRGESHAPEVDQAAASTGDAPVPAVADEAAAYTVTIQSDGSAVVTRAGIPVEGESFAIMAPAGSEEPVDVAAQAVEAGETLTLIAHQGALVSEEGETMTLVTHSGQAGASESLAVVSACLAIEQPGGEAENFLLNVEEAEQKKPEEENSVQQPTQAESAPEALSPIPVKRKRGRPAKVKKNPATEVSVTPQPEDEFQDAEPCDSGQEGAGDGRQRRLRQRSMVEGGYARLHMGLDEDDEGKAATTTAATPPLGSPGPKVGPRPGKRGRPPKQPEENPETDQEPGDAEAAQGEEAGTTEAAAQDEAPEADPEAGAAEGGAESAHTCHECGMSFPRRYTLIMHAMKHDKARGYKCSLCSKEFQYAASLRAHLARHKQQSGQRGPAPKSPSSPSSSSATAARQPSWPAKREFVCDICGKSLPKLYSLRIHMLHHTGVRPHSCKACGKTFAHKHGLKMHRALHDVSKQFQCRFCHKSFVSKRSMEEHTSLHTGESKYLCNTCGATFHRASALSKHLKKHRPKPEVRAFACSHCDKSFYEAKDLQQHMNKHMGLKPFQCQVCGKCYSWKKDWYSHVKSHSVAEPFKCNVCGKEFFEKALFRRHVKKATHGKKGRVKQNLERECEHCGRKFTQLREYRRHINNHQGVKPFECVTCGVAWADARSLKRHVRTHTGERPYVCPNCQEAHIDARTLRKHMSKYHADSLPGKIMLEKDTLQFHNQGTQVEHAVSILASDLPPELRPPPPEGADEQIETVLITEETVEAVQAVQAVEAEGDGQAGATLSDQGIMQVVNYVLAQQAMAGVKMDDAPEAIQTMEVVEVAETPSNAIFPS